In the Glycine max cultivar Williams 82 chromosome 19, Glycine_max_v4.0, whole genome shotgun sequence genome, TGTGTGCTTGCAGGATTATCTCTCTTGTACTCACACAACTCCTTACGTATTTGATCTGATATAGTTGATTTTACAACACCTTTTAGATGAGAAGCCATCTTGTGAGATATGATTTGAATACTCTAACATATTcatgtaatttatatatgtcaAACTTGCTTAAGAATATATTGAACACATTTGTTGCTCTTGTTTAGATTTACTGTACTTCAAAAATCATTATTGATTTCCCATGCATATGAACACAGTAGTTACTAATTTACGTTGAGTCCCAAGGTTCGTTACAACGTAATTCTAAGAGACAtagactaatttatttttttgtttggtatgtatagtataattatttaaaaactctttaaattaataattattaatttatcgataaattaataactctctaaattaataaatttttccggtcctgacattattaatttatagaattttaactgtagttaaataatatttttttaattttggactAATGTGATTGACAAATTACTCTTTCAGCGAcatatttgaaattttcttaGTTTCATGCATTAATGCGAGTGTTAATACCAAAATGGTAGTTTActcggaaaaaaaaaacgagGTGTAAGGTTAACATATTTTGTACAGGAAGCTCCCGCTGAGGAGGCCACGGAAATACAGAGATTGTTCAATGAGCCTGTAATGAAAGCAATTGCTAATTAATCAACCGACAATTAAACAGAATTGAATTGAATGAGAAAATCTTATATAGGGAAGGAAAGTGACGAACCTATTGCGATGTGCCTGAACTTTAATCGCCGGAAAAGTGAGAATCATAGGGAGATCCCAAGCGAGGATATCAGTGTTGGACACGAGAATCTCGTCGTTTAGGGTTTCCGTTGTTTCAATCGGATCAGTGTTAGTGCAAAGCAGGATAACGAGTTCGTCATCGTCGTCTGAGACCTCCATGGAGAGTAGGCAGTCAGCCACTTCGGTGGTGCTGTTTGGTTTGTTGTAAAGAAACTTAAATGAAACACGTAACGTTGCCGCCATAAATAAAATCG is a window encoding:
- the LOC121174124 gene encoding uncharacterized protein, encoding MAATLRVSFKFLYNKPNSTTEVADCLLSMEVSDDDDELVILLCTNTDPIETTETLNDEILVSNTDILAWDLPMILTFPAIKVQAHRNRLIEQSLYFRGLLSGSFLYKIC